From the Leishmania donovani BPK282A1 complete genome, chromosome 30 genome, one window contains:
- a CDS encoding 60S acidic ribosomal protein P2, putative, producing the protein MQYLAAYALVALSGKTPSKAAVEAVLKAAGVAVDASRVDAVFQELEGKSFDALVAEGRTKLVGSGSAAPAAAASTAAAAAAVVAEAKKEEPEEEADDDMGFGLFD; encoded by the coding sequence ATGCAGTACCTCGCCGCGTACGCCCTCGTGGCGCTCTCTGGCAAGACGCCGTCGAAGGCGGCCGTTGAGGCTGTCCTGAAGGCCGCCGGCGTTGCCGTGGATGCCTCCCGCGTGGATGCCGTCTTCCAGGAGCTCGAGGGCAAGAGCTTTGATGCGCTGGTGGCCGAGGGCCGCACGAAGCTGGTGGGCTCTGgctctgccgctcctgctgccgctgcctccactgctgcagccgccgctgccgtggttGCCGAGGCAAAGAAGGAGGagcccgaggaggaggccgacgATGACATGGGCTTCGGTCTCTTCGACTGA